TCGATCAAGCGTTTTGGAATCGCCAGCGACTAAAGTTTTTATGGTTGGGGATTGTTCTGAATGTCTTGTTGCTGGTGAGCTTCAAGTATGTACCTTTTTTCTTAAATTCGGTGGCGGGTTTCTATGAGCAATTCACCGGAACATCGCTACCCATTGCCGAAAATAGTGCTAGTTGGGTTAGCTCTCACTTAATTGCACCTTTGGGCTTGAGTTTCTTTTCTTTTGAGTGCATTGCTTATTTAATTGATGTGTATCGCGGTGCCCCAGCGACGGAGCGATTTCTCGATTTTGCAGCTTATAAATTATTTTTTCCCAAGCTGATTGCAGGACCGATTACTCGTTACCATCAATTCTCAACTCAGCTCAAGACGCTGCAATTTCCAACGCTTAATCAGATTACGGAAGGACTGTGGCTGATTGCCTGCGGTGCAGTTAAAAAAGCGCTTTTGGCAGACCGGCTGGGAATTTTTGTTGATTTGTGCTTTGGTAACTTAGAGCGAGCAAGCAGCGGCGATTTGTGGTTAGCGATCGTTGCCTACGGACTGCAACTCTATCTGGATTTTAGCGGGTATGTAGATATCGCCCGTGGCAGTGCCATCCTCTTAGGCTTCAATCTCCCGGAGAATTTTAATTTTCCTTACTTCAGTACCAGCATCGCTGATTTTTGGCGGCGCTGGCATATGACGCTCGGCGATTGGCTGCGAAACTACCTCTATTTTCCTTTGGGGGGTTCGCGCCAGGGGCTACGCCGGACTTGCCTGAATTTGCTCATTATTATGTTGATTGCTGGGATTTGGCATGGAGCGGCTTGGGGCTATGTGGTCTGGGGGGCATATCACGGTATTGCTTTAGTGGCTCACCGCCTTACAGAAGCTCACTCCCGCCAGTCTGAGAAAGCTAAAAACTGGTGGAAAAGCCTTCCCGGTGTGCTGGTTGCCTGGTTGCTCACCCAGTTTATGGTGTTCACATCCTGGATTTTCTTCCGCCTACCGAATCTGAAACAATCCAGTTGGGTGATTCAACACCTCTGGGGTCAATCTGCTGATGCCCAGTTTGCCGAAAAAGTCTACGGGGAGGCGCTGGGTGTGAATGCATCTCAGTTAGGTTTACTGCTTTGGCTGCTAGCCGCGT
The genomic region above belongs to Coleofasciculus sp. FACHB-1120 and contains:
- a CDS encoding MBOAT family protein; this encodes MTFISLIYGLFLLSVLGIYWSFQKQSLQMWTLLIVSLVFYTSLQAPTLVNEPWLQILASPQVAYIPLLIAITLMNFSLGKAIGENTALGMYATDPHEEWQFDQAFWNRQRLKFLWLGIVLNVLLLVSFKYVPFFLNSVAGFYEQFTGTSLPIAENSASWVSSHLIAPLGLSFFSFECIAYLIDVYRGAPATERFLDFAAYKLFFPKLIAGPITRYHQFSTQLKTLQFPTLNQITEGLWLIACGAVKKALLADRLGIFVDLCFGNLERASSGDLWLAIVAYGLQLYLDFSGYVDIARGSAILLGFNLPENFNFPYFSTSIADFWRRWHMTLGDWLRNYLYFPLGGSRQGLRRTCLNLLIIMLIAGIWHGAAWGYVVWGAYHGIALVAHRLTEAHSRQSEKAKNWWKSLPGVLVAWLLTQFMVFTSWIFFRLPNLKQSSWVIQHLWGQSADAQFAEKVYGEALGVNASQLGLLLWLLAASMFLVYAVHRGLKLQLNWPLKLLLVPLCFYIVWIFAPQGGLPYIYFDF